The genome window AGTCTATCCAAAATACTGAAAGTGATTTTTAGCATAAACTTGGTTTTACAAATCTTAGTATATAAGTTAAGTCTTCGTGTTAAGTACAGATTTGCAGATCTTTTTTTTGTTACAGAACAGGTTCCGAGCCGCGATAGTTATGTGTCTCTATCTCATGAAAAAGATGACTTTGGCTATCCTATTGCTTCCGTAAACTGGAATGTTTCTGATATTGACTTAGTATCTATGGAAAAGTCTTTAGGTTACGTAAGGCAAATATTCTCTGATAGGTATTTTGAATTTGTACACGAAGATAAAGATATTGATTGGAAAAACTCTTTTACCTCTGCTGCCCATCATGTTGGTACTCTAAGGATGGCTAAAGGACCGGAGGATGGAGTCGTCGATAAGAATCTGAAGGTTTTTGGATTAGATAACCTTTATGTCTGTGATGGTTCTGTTTTTCCTACATCAGGTAATGTTAACTCAGGTCTGACTATTGTAGCTTTGGCTTTTCGTCTGGCTCGATATCTGAGAGGTTTGAAATGACAAAGTTGTTATCTATCGGATTAACTGGTTTTATAGGAACAAACTTTCTAAGATCGTATGTGAACAATTTTGAGAAGATTCATATCTTAACTAGACATAGTAGGCCACAAGTTTTAGCTCCCAATATAGACGCTAGTACCTTGGATGAAGTGGCTTCAATCAATGACGAATTTGATTGGGGCTTGTATATGGCTCATGATCATACAGATTTATATGCAAACATTGATTTGTTCAGAAGTTTTCTTCAGGTGTGCGAGAGACTAAGTGTCAAAAGATTGATTGTGTTGAGTTCTTTTGTAGTTTACGACTTTCTTCATGAGGAACGAATATCGATAAACTCTTCATATATCAAGATTGGTGAACCGTATATTCAAGTAAAACAGAAACTGGAATTTATTGCGGAAAGATACAGCTTGGAAAAAGACGCTCAAGTTTATGTCCTTCAACCTGCAGTCGTTCTGGGGGAAGGGGGGGCATGGGATAGATTGATTAGATCTCTATCAGAATGTCATAAGATTGGTTTATATGGAAATGGTTCATATCGGTGTAACTGGGTTCATGTAGAGCAGGTTTCTGAAAAAATTATAGATATTATTATATCCCAAAGTGCAAGTACAGATACAGATAAGTTTAAGAAATATATAGTCAGTAATGGTAGTACTGATGAAACGTGGAAGGATTTACTTGTTGTTGGGGGAGAATTGGAAAAGATTGAATCTCCCAATAATAGGCGTTATCACAATAATATGATGATGAATCTGGCTTTGATTATCATCTTCGCAATACCTTCCTTGCGAATAAAATCCTATATCCTAAAAAAAGTAAGAGCAAAAGGCTCTAATTCTAAATTTCCATCAATTTGGTTTCCTATAGGTCTAACAAGAATTGTAATGAGTCGCAACTATAGTCTTAATTAGAAATCTCGATGTTTAGTTTAATGTAGAAAACTTATTATTCTTTGGCTGGTATCGCCGGCGCCAAATAAGTTAGAGCGATGCACTACATCAGAGTTAATAGCTTTTCTGTACTTGGATAAGATCATATCTAAATCAGAACCACATAAAAATGCCGAATTTTGTTCGATGAGCTCTAGCCATTCAGTTTGTTCTCTCAGAATTATCGCGGGTTTTTTTAAGAAGTAGGCTTCTTTTTGAAGTCCTCCTGAGTCTGTCATGACTAAATCACACCTTTTAACTATCTGAAGAAGCTCTATATATCCCAAAGGATTGCTAACTTGAATATTAGGGTGAAGGTTAAGCTTGAATTTCTTCAAGCTGTTTTTAGTTCGTGGGTGAATCGGAAATATCACGTTTGCTTCCTGAGCTATGCTTCCAATAGCATTGATCATAGAAGTTAGTTTGTCAGGCGAGTCGACGTTTTCTTGGCGATGTAAAGTAACGAATATATTTTTTTTGTCGCTTCGGAGTCTATTCAGAATTGTTTTGTCAAATGATTCTGAGTTACCGAACATCTTAACAGCATCATACATAATGTCGCCAGTATTTTCGACAATACATGGAATATTTTTAGATAGATTTACGCTAGGAATGCCCTCATTGGCTAGATTATAAACGGCTGTTTTAGTTGGACAGAATAGAAATTTGGATACTCTATCGGTTAAGATTCTATTGATTTCCTCAGGCATGGACATGTTGAATGATCTTAAACCGGCTTCTATATGGGCAATTGGAATACCTATTTTTGAAGCAGCGATTGCTGCTGACAACGTAGAGTTTGTATCTCCAAATACAACAACACAGTCAGGATTTTCGATTAGAAGTATATGCTCAATATGCTGGATCATTTTACCTGTCATAGAGCCATGAGAACCACCATTTATAGCAAGGTTGTATACTGGCCTTGGAATCGACATTTGTTCGAAAAATACGTCAGACATTTGAGGGTCGTAGTGTTGTCCAGTATGCACAATTACTTCGTTGATACCGTTGAAATTTTTTATTTGTTGAGATAGTGCCGCAGCTTTAATGAACTGAGGTCGTGCCCCTACGACAGTGCAGATTTTCATAGGTAAAAATTCCTAACTGTTTCACAAATTAGATTTTGGTCTTTGGTCCTGAGATAGGGGCTCATAGGCAGGCTAAGAACACTTATTATAGCTTGTTCGGCGTTTTTTAGTTCTCCACTAGTTTTCATGAAGGGCTCCATTGCTACTTGATTATGCAGAAGTATTGGGTAGTACACCATCGAGGGTATGCCGTGTTCTTTGAGATGAGAGAGTAGAAGATCTCTTCTTTCTGCAGCAATCGTATATTGACCAAATACATGTGTTTGACCAAAAGGTGTATGTGGTATGCCCACAATACCTTCTAGATAGGAATTGTATCGGTTCGCTACCTCTTGTCTGAGTTCAATTTCCTCTTTGAAGATGTCTAGCTTTTTTAAAAGGATTGCTGCTTGAATCGAATCGAGACGGCTATTTATTCCTATCTCTCTTTGGAAGTACCTTTTAGACTGTCCGTGAGTTCGTAGAATCTTTATCTTCTCAGCTATTTCGTTGTCACTTGTGAAAATAGCTCCACCGTCACCATAGCACCCCAGAGGCTTCGAAGGAAAAAAGGAAGTTGTAGCAATATGGGACAGATTGCAAGACCATCTGTTGAAATACGTTGCGCCGAAGCTCTGAGCCGCGTCTTCTATTACGACTATTTTGTATTTGGCTGCGATCTTATTGATGGCTTGAAAATTGGAGCACAATCCATAAAGGCTCACAGGGATGATCGCTTTGGTTCGATTGCTTATGGCACCCTCGATAGCTTTATGGTCGATTTGATAAGTGCGTAGATCAATATCCACAAATACAGCTGTAGCACCTAATAGAGCAATAACTTCTGAAGTAGATATGAATGAAAAAGTACTTGTAATAACTTCATCACCGGGTCCTATCCCCAATGCCATGAGCGCAAGCAATAGCGCATCAGTCCCATTTCCACAACTGACACAGTGTTGTGCTCCAGTGAACTCGGCTAATTTGAACTCTAGTTCCTGAACTTCCGGACCCATGATGTACTTTCCGTGGTTCAAAACATCGTTAATAGCTCCCTGAATCGAATCTCTGATTTTCTGTTGTTGCAAGGATAAATCAATAAATTCCATTGCGCCTTTAGGACTCCAATACTAGTGTTTCGTCGTTTTTTAGAGTATATTTTAATCCACACCGACAAAAAGCAGTGAGTTTATTGTTAAGACTCAGACGTAGTCCGCACGCGCACATCCACCCAACCTGTTTTCCAGGGTTGCCGAGTACCAGGGCAAATGGTTTGACGTTTTTTGTTATCACTGTACCGGCACCAATAAAGGCGTATTGACCAATTTCGA of Pseudobacteriovorax antillogorgiicola contains these proteins:
- a CDS encoding DegT/DnrJ/EryC1/StrS family aminotransferase, with protein sequence MEFIDLSLQQQKIRDSIQGAINDVLNHGKYIMGPEVQELEFKLAEFTGAQHCVSCGNGTDALLLALMALGIGPGDEVITSTFSFISTSEVIALLGATAVFVDIDLRTYQIDHKAIEGAISNRTKAIIPVSLYGLCSNFQAINKIAAKYKIVVIEDAAQSFGATYFNRWSCNLSHIATTSFFPSKPLGCYGDGGAIFTSDNEIAEKIKILRTHGQSKRYFQREIGINSRLDSIQAAILLKKLDIFKEEIELRQEVANRYNSYLEGIVGIPHTPFGQTHVFGQYTIAAERRDLLLSHLKEHGIPSMVYYPILLHNQVAMEPFMKTSGELKNAEQAIISVLSLPMSPYLRTKDQNLICETVRNFYL
- a CDS encoding NAD-dependent epimerase/dehydratase family protein codes for the protein MTKLLSIGLTGFIGTNFLRSYVNNFEKIHILTRHSRPQVLAPNIDASTLDEVASINDEFDWGLYMAHDHTDLYANIDLFRSFLQVCERLSVKRLIVLSSFVVYDFLHEERISINSSYIKIGEPYIQVKQKLEFIAERYSLEKDAQVYVLQPAVVLGEGGAWDRLIRSLSECHKIGLYGNGSYRCNWVHVEQVSEKIIDIIISQSASTDTDKFKKYIVSNGSTDETWKDLLVVGGELEKIESPNNRRYHNNMMMNLALIIIFAIPSLRIKSYILKKVRAKGSNSKFPSIWFPIGLTRIVMSRNYSLN
- the wecB gene encoding non-hydrolyzing UDP-N-acetylglucosamine 2-epimerase gives rise to the protein MKICTVVGARPQFIKAAALSQQIKNFNGINEVIVHTGQHYDPQMSDVFFEQMSIPRPVYNLAINGGSHGSMTGKMIQHIEHILLIENPDCVVVFGDTNSTLSAAIAASKIGIPIAHIEAGLRSFNMSMPEEINRILTDRVSKFLFCPTKTAVYNLANEGIPSVNLSKNIPCIVENTGDIMYDAVKMFGNSESFDKTILNRLRSDKKNIFVTLHRQENVDSPDKLTSMINAIGSIAQEANVIFPIHPRTKNSLKKFKLNLHPNIQVSNPLGYIELLQIVKRCDLVMTDSGGLQKEAYFLKKPAIILREQTEWLELIEQNSAFLCGSDLDMILSKYRKAINSDVVHRSNLFGAGDTSQRIISFLH